A single bacterium DNA region contains:
- a CDS encoding MFS transporter — translation MKAETSARRAPCWELCSWGLYDLANTIFSMSIITFFLPQWLISDQGLPDLAFQIPFSLSMLLVGLTTPYLGALADERGDHLRPLRWLTILSVSATALMGVAVNLGLALWARVGLVMLLLIPANYGFQAAQVFYNSLLPSLAPRELQGKISGFGVALGYLGSIVAFLSIFPLTQSEVIPGFTGRTAAFIPTALLFGVLAIPCLLWVKDRSKPKPRPREGVWRRYVQVFKDTADYPGLRRYLLAAFLFLEAVHTVISMMMVYIQMVLGLPDEEKKPILVAGILAAIAGGLVWGLLTDRFGPRRVIILTLVGWIAAIGIGAFAANLTLFYGVGALTGFLMAGVWTAIRPMLLRLVPEEKAGEFFGLMALAGKAAAVVGPLIWGGITLLGRGIAPLNYRLALAAMGLLVTAGLVVFLGVERARKKG, via the coding sequence GTGAAGGCTGAAACGAGCGCCCGCCGGGCTCCTTGCTGGGAATTGTGTTCCTGGGGCCTGTACGACCTCGCTAACACGATTTTCAGTATGTCCATCATCACCTTCTTCCTGCCCCAGTGGCTCATCAGCGACCAGGGCCTGCCCGACCTCGCCTTTCAGATCCCCTTCTCGCTCTCCATGCTCCTGGTCGGCCTGACCACGCCGTACCTGGGGGCGTTAGCCGACGAGCGGGGGGACCACCTGCGGCCCCTGCGCTGGCTGACGATTCTTTCCGTTTCGGCCACGGCCTTGATGGGCGTGGCGGTCAATCTGGGGCTGGCGCTCTGGGCGCGGGTGGGGCTGGTGATGCTTCTTTTGATCCCGGCCAACTACGGCTTCCAGGCGGCCCAGGTCTTTTACAACAGCCTGCTGCCCTCCCTGGCGCCGAGGGAGCTCCAGGGGAAAATCTCCGGCTTCGGGGTGGCGCTGGGCTATCTGGGCTCCATCGTCGCCTTTTTGTCCATCTTCCCGCTGACGCAGAGCGAGGTCATCCCCGGGTTCACCGGGCGCACCGCCGCCTTCATCCCCACCGCGTTACTCTTCGGGGTCCTGGCTATTCCCTGTCTTTTATGGGTCAAGGATCGGAGCAAGCCCAAGCCGCGACCGAGGGAGGGCGTCTGGAGGCGCTACGTCCAGGTCTTCAAAGATACGGCGGATTACCCCGGCCTCCGGCGATACCTGCTGGCGGCGTTTCTTTTCCTCGAGGCGGTCCACACGGTCATCAGCATGATGATGGTCTACATCCAGATGGTGCTGGGCCTGCCCGACGAGGAGAAGAAGCCGATTCTGGTGGCGGGGATTCTGGCGGCCATCGCGGGGGGGCTCGTGTGGGGGTTGCTGACCGACCGGTTCGGACCCCGGCGGGTGATAATCCTCACGCTCGTGGGCTGGATTGCGGCGATCGGAATCGGGGCCTTCGCGGCTAACCTGACCCTGTTCTACGGGGTGGGGGCGCTGACCGGGTTCCTGATGGCGGGCGTGTGGACGGCGATTCGACCGATGCTCCTACGGCTCGTGCCGGAGGAGAAGGCGGGGGAGTTCTTCGGCCTCATGGCTTTGGCGGGCAAGGCGGCGGCCGTCGTCGGTCCGCTCATCTGGGGCGGGATAACCCTTCTGGGGCGGGGAATCGCCCCCTTGAACTACCGCCTGGCCCTGGCGGCCATGGGGCTTCTCGTGACCGCGGGGCTGGTCGTCTTCCTCGGCGTGGAGAGGGCCCGAAAAAAGGGGTGA
- a CDS encoding sulfurtransferase TusA family protein: MDTGELKNLKVDKEVDARGTACPGPLLEAKRAIPSVPMGGVMEVLSSDESTNSDLPLWAKKVGHEYLGTVEDAGFWRIFVRRGK, from the coding sequence ATGGATACCGGCGAGCTCAAGAACCTGAAAGTTGATAAAGAGGTTGACGCGCGCGGAACCGCGTGCCCGGGGCCGCTTTTAGAAGCCAAGCGGGCCATCCCCTCGGTGCCCATGGGGGGCGTGATGGAGGTTCTTTCGTCCGATGAGAGCACCAATAGTGACCTCCCGCTCTGGGCAAAGAAAGTAGGTCACGAGTACCTGGGGACCGTTGAGGATGCCGGTTTCTGGCGCATCTTCGTCCGTCGGGGTAAGTAG
- a CDS encoding zinc ribbon domain-containing protein: protein MKRLILLALLLALAFAADVLNAAEEIWECPNCGANIPASADDVEITCPNCGHHLQWYMCDACMGEFVIDSAWTTVECPFCGAVHDLD from the coding sequence ATGAAACGCCTCATCCTCCTGGCCCTGCTCCTCGCCCTGGCCTTCGCCGCCGACGTTCTCAACGCCGCCGAGGAAATCTGGGAGTGCCCCAACTGCGGCGCGAACATCCCCGCGTCGGCGGACGACGTGGAGATTACCTGCCCCAACTGCGGGCACCACCTCCAGTGGTACATGTGCGACGCCTGCATGGGTGAGTTCGTGATTGACTCCGCCTGGACCACCGTCGAGTGCCCCTTCTGCGGGGCGGTACACGACCTGGATTAA
- a CDS encoding DsrE/DsrF/DrsH-like family protein: MAKMLIFCGSDDPQKAFPPFMLGSGALAMEMELTLFFTMSGLNIIRKGGAEKIKLSGAPKTLLEFIKVLQDGGAKFIACSAAFPIVGVTKDDFIEGVEFGGVATFVSDAEEADVVLTF; encoded by the coding sequence ATGGCTAAGATGCTGATTTTTTGCGGGTCCGACGACCCCCAGAAGGCGTTCCCCCCGTTCATGCTGGGCTCGGGCGCCCTGGCCATGGAGATGGAACTGACCCTGTTCTTCACCATGAGCGGCCTGAACATCATCCGTAAGGGCGGTGCGGAGAAGATCAAGCTCTCGGGTGCGCCCAAGACGCTGCTCGAGTTCATCAAGGTGCTGCAGGACGGCGGCGCCAAGTTCATCGCCTGCTCGGCGGCCTTCCCCATCGTCGGCGTCACCAAAGACGACTTCATCGAAGGCGTCGAGTTCGGCGGCGTGGCGACCTTCGTCAGCGATGCCGAGGAAGCGGACGTCGTCCTCACGTTCTAA
- a CDS encoding hydrogenase iron-sulfur subunit, with amino-acid sequence MTAEEAKNGAGPRILVFSTVNISDPGIDLAGGSHMHYPAEVAVLNVPCSSGIRPDWVLFAVETGFDGVFIAADGTDCTFVADCTNRTAKVFTEAQELLKGKGYDPRRLKMAAICSVCAESFVSHIENFSKTLNALESG; translated from the coding sequence GTGACCGCTGAGGAAGCTAAAAACGGCGCAGGACCGCGGATTCTGGTCTTCTCCACCGTCAACATCTCCGACCCGGGAATAGACCTGGCGGGCGGCTCCCACATGCACTACCCCGCCGAGGTGGCGGTGCTCAACGTCCCCTGCTCCAGCGGCATCCGGCCGGACTGGGTGCTTTTCGCCGTCGAGACGGGTTTCGACGGCGTTTTCATCGCCGCCGACGGGACGGACTGCACCTTCGTCGCCGATTGCACCAACCGCACGGCCAAGGTCTTTACCGAGGCCCAGGAGCTCCTCAAGGGGAAGGGGTACGACCCCCGGCGCCTGAAGATGGCGGCTATCTGTAGTGTCTGCGCCGAGTCCTTCGTCTCGCACATCGAGAACTTTTCCAAGACCCTGAACGCCCTGGAAAGCGGATAG
- a CDS encoding gamma-glutamylcyclotransferase family protein has protein sequence MPVFRGPAVLLEGRLYHLPIPAGYPVLYLDGPGPVHGELLRFADPRAALGEMDRLEGCPGLFERSAVEVVCGGDTVPVWIYRFPSDRPIPPDALPVTGGDWRSADFPDSPVVARHQQ, from the coding sequence GTGCCGGTCTTCCGCGGGCCGGCCGTTTTATTAGAGGGACGCCTTTATCACCTACCGATACCGGCGGGATACCCCGTCCTCTACCTGGACGGACCGGGGCCGGTCCACGGCGAGCTTTTACGCTTCGCCGATCCGCGCGCGGCCCTGGGGGAGATGGACCGGCTCGAGGGCTGCCCCGGCCTCTTCGAACGCTCCGCGGTCGAGGTCGTCTGTGGTGGAGATACCGTTCCAGTCTGGATCTACCGCTTCCCCTCGGATCGCCCCATCCCGCCCGACGCCTTGCCGGTGACCGGCGGCGACTGGCGCTCGGCCGATTTTCCCGACTCACCCGTCGTTGCGCGTCATCAGCAGTAA